A genomic segment from Actinomadura hallensis encodes:
- a CDS encoding carboxymuconolactone decarboxylase family protein, producing MNLDVPDGKDPIQYAWGELVPGIGPAAAHLSLAVYEHTTLGLREFEAARLRVAQLNGCAFCLDWRTERDGRKVEDGFADAVTEWRTTDAFDDRTRLAAEYAERYVLDHHGLDEEFWDRMTAHYTQREIVELSMCIGSWLAFGRLNRVLGLDTMCVVPRR from the coding sequence ATGAACCTCGACGTCCCCGACGGCAAGGACCCCATCCAGTACGCGTGGGGCGAGCTGGTCCCCGGCATCGGCCCCGCCGCCGCGCACCTCTCCCTGGCCGTCTACGAGCACACCACCCTCGGCCTCCGCGAGTTCGAGGCGGCGCGCCTGCGCGTGGCCCAGCTCAACGGCTGCGCGTTCTGCCTCGACTGGCGCACCGAACGCGACGGGCGGAAGGTCGAGGACGGGTTCGCCGACGCGGTCACCGAATGGCGCACCACCGACGCCTTCGACGACCGCACCCGCCTCGCCGCCGAGTACGCCGAACGGTACGTCCTCGACCACCACGGCCTCGACGAGGAGTTCTGGGACCGCATGACCGCGCACTACACCCAGCGCGAGATCGTCGAACTGAGCATGTGCATCGGCTCCTGGCTGGCCTTCGGGCGGCTGAATCGCGTCCTCGGCCTGGACACCATGTGCGTCGTCCCCCGCCGCTGA
- a CDS encoding DMT family transporter: MAWAFLVSAIVSEVTATLSLRMAATGRRVWYTVVVTGYLLAFAFLSLTLQRGIGIGVAYGIWTAAGVALTAVAGRFLFREPLTGVMGVGIGCIIAGVLLVELGRTH, from the coding sequence ATGGCCTGGGCCTTCCTGGTGTCGGCGATCGTCTCCGAGGTCACGGCGACGCTGTCGCTGCGCATGGCCGCCACGGGCCGCCGCGTCTGGTACACGGTCGTGGTCACGGGCTACCTGCTCGCGTTCGCGTTCCTCAGCCTGACGCTTCAGCGCGGCATCGGCATCGGCGTCGCCTACGGCATCTGGACCGCCGCGGGGGTCGCCCTGACCGCCGTCGCCGGACGGTTCCTGTTCCGGGAGCCTCTCACCGGCGTCATGGGCGTCGGCATCGGCTGCATCATCGCGGGCGTCCTGCTGGTCGAGCTCGGCCGCACCCACTAG
- a CDS encoding DMT family transporter: MLGGAICSEVTGSLSLKAALDRPVLYSVVVVGYVASFVLLAEVLRAGMPLGVAYGIWGALGVALTAVLGAAIFGEALNALIFAGLALIIGGVLLVEFGSHRARRADA, encoded by the coding sequence TTGCTGGGGGGTGCGATCTGCAGCGAGGTGACCGGGTCGCTGTCGCTGAAGGCCGCGCTGGACCGTCCCGTCCTCTACTCCGTGGTCGTCGTCGGCTACGTCGCGTCCTTCGTGCTCCTGGCGGAGGTGCTGCGCGCCGGGATGCCGCTGGGGGTCGCCTACGGCATCTGGGGTGCGCTCGGGGTGGCGCTGACCGCCGTGCTGGGGGCCGCGATCTTCGGTGAGGCGCTCAACGCGCTGATCTTCGCGGGGCTGGCGCTGATCATCGGCGGGGTGCTGCTGGTGGAGTTCGGCTCGCACCGGGCGCGGCGAGCGGACGCCTGA